A genomic window from Sulfurospirillum multivorans DSM 12446 includes:
- the mqnF gene encoding aminofutalosine deaminase family hydrolase: MKLLIADFVVPCNASFEIIEKGAVAFDETIIDVGHSEDLKQKYPHAELIETPPNSVILPGLINSHVHLEFSANQSMLRYGDFIPWLRSVIKHREELSALATTELITCKLHEMLYSGTTTLGAISSFGADLEACAQAPQRVVYFNEVLGSVPSTVDAMYGDFRGRLEASKEFTCKRFIPAISVHSPYSTHPILAKKALQIAREEQCVVSTHFMESPAERAWIDEGTGDFETFFSAFNPHAKPMCSSVEFLELFSQNTTLFTHAVHATQHELEMIAEQKATLTHCPVSNRLLGVGKLGLEAVQKENINLTLGTDGLSSNISLSLWDEMRSALMMHAECELSSLAKTLLQSVTCNAAKALQLPCGVLEKKRYSDLIVATLPQACEKEDVALQLILHTHQTRLTFIDGEQPC, from the coding sequence GTGAAACTGTTAATTGCAGACTTTGTAGTACCCTGCAACGCCTCTTTTGAGATCATAGAAAAAGGTGCTGTTGCTTTTGATGAAACCATCATTGATGTAGGACACAGTGAAGATTTAAAACAAAAATATCCTCATGCAGAATTGATTGAAACACCTCCAAACAGTGTTATTTTGCCCGGTCTCATCAATAGCCATGTTCACCTCGAATTTAGTGCCAACCAAAGCATGCTTCGCTATGGCGATTTTATCCCATGGCTTCGCTCCGTCATCAAACATCGAGAAGAGCTCAGCGCGCTTGCAACAACGGAACTCATTACATGTAAACTTCACGAGATGCTTTACAGTGGCACAACCACCTTGGGTGCGATCAGCAGTTTTGGAGCGGACTTGGAAGCGTGTGCTCAGGCACCGCAACGTGTGGTTTATTTCAATGAAGTTTTAGGCTCGGTTCCGAGTACCGTAGACGCGATGTATGGGGATTTCAGGGGGCGACTTGAAGCGTCCAAAGAGTTTACATGTAAACGTTTCATTCCTGCGATTTCCGTGCATTCACCCTACTCAACGCATCCGATTTTGGCTAAAAAAGCACTTCAAATTGCTCGTGAAGAGCAGTGTGTGGTCTCCACCCATTTTATGGAAAGCCCTGCGGAGCGTGCGTGGATCGATGAAGGAACGGGCGATTTTGAAACGTTTTTTAGTGCGTTTAATCCTCATGCCAAACCGATGTGTTCAAGTGTAGAATTCCTTGAGCTTTTTTCGCAAAACACAACGCTTTTCACCCACGCGGTACACGCAACGCAACACGAGTTAGAGATGATTGCTGAGCAAAAAGCGACCTTGACACATTGCCCCGTTTCCAACCGACTTTTAGGGGTGGGGAAACTGGGTCTCGAAGCCGTGCAAAAAGAGAATATCAACCTCACCTTAGGAACCGATGGACTGAGCTCCAACATTTCACTCAGCCTTTGGGATGAAATGCGCTCTGCCTTAATGATGCATGCTGAATGTGAACTTTCAAGCTTAGCGAAAACGCTTCTACAAAGCGTTACATGTAACGCTGCCAAAGCGTTACAACTGCCGTGTGGCGTGCTTGAAAAAAAGCGTTACAGTGACCTTATCGTGGCAACCTTGCCACAAGCGTGTGAAAAAGAGGATGTGGCACTACAGCTCATCTTGCACACGCACCAAACCCGTTTAACTTTTATTGACGGAGAACAACCATGCTAG
- a CDS encoding glutathione peroxidase translates to MSIYDFEVKTISGEIISMSSFKNKVLLIVNVASKCGFTSQYEGLERLYEKYKDQGLVILGFPCNQFMNQEPLSEEEIQSFCSLNYGVTFPMFAKIDVNGEEAHPLYKYLKEAQKGLLGIEAIKWNFTKFLVDKSGVIVNRFAPATKPESLEVDILLYL, encoded by the coding sequence ATGAGTATTTATGACTTTGAAGTGAAAACGATTAGCGGTGAAATCATCTCAATGAGTAGCTTTAAAAACAAGGTTTTACTCATCGTGAATGTGGCGAGTAAATGTGGCTTTACGAGCCAGTACGAAGGGCTTGAGCGTTTGTATGAAAAGTACAAAGACCAAGGGCTGGTTATCTTGGGATTTCCGTGCAATCAATTTATGAATCAAGAGCCTTTGAGCGAAGAGGAAATCCAGAGCTTTTGCTCACTCAATTATGGTGTTACTTTTCCTATGTTTGCTAAAATTGATGTCAACGGGGAAGAGGCTCACCCACTCTACAAATACCTTAAAGAGGCGCAAAAGGGGCTTTTGGGAATTGAAGCGATTAAATGGAACTTCACCAAATTTTTAGTCGATAAAAGCGGCGTTATTGTCAACCGTTTTGCCCCAGCAACCAAACCAGAATCTTTAGAAGTGGACATTCTGCTCTATTTATAA
- a CDS encoding YeiH family protein translates to MFQKEHRTNTLSGILLVALFAMSATYLAEFSLFQRLGISPLIIGIVLGMIYANTLRTKLPKEWVPGIQYCTKTILRAGIVLYGFRITFQNIEAVGLAGIATSGLVVSSTFIIGYFVGTRWLKLDKETTILTSAGSSICGAAAVLATEPVLNAEPYKSAIAVSTVVVFGTLAMFFYPFAYKFGVIPFTPEQMGIYIGGTLHEVAHVVAAGNAVGVEASKTAVIVKMIRVMMLAPFLVILGFWLVQTSHALSQKQKKKITIPWFAVFFIGVAGFNSLNFVPLNAIEYINAIDTFLLTMAMSALGMETSIDKFKNVGMKPIYLASILFAWLMVGGFYIVKFSLML, encoded by the coding sequence ATGTTTCAAAAAGAGCATCGCACTAATACGCTTAGTGGTATTTTATTGGTTGCACTTTTTGCGATGAGTGCGACCTATTTGGCGGAGTTTTCATTGTTTCAACGCCTTGGCATCAGTCCTTTGATTATTGGCATCGTTCTTGGGATGATCTATGCCAACACACTTCGTACAAAATTGCCCAAAGAGTGGGTTCCTGGCATTCAATATTGCACTAAAACTATTCTTCGAGCAGGCATCGTTTTATACGGTTTTCGCATCACCTTTCAAAACATCGAAGCCGTAGGTCTTGCAGGCATTGCAACGAGTGGTTTGGTGGTGAGCTCAACGTTTATTATCGGTTATTTTGTGGGGACACGATGGCTCAAATTAGACAAAGAGACGACGATCTTAACCAGTGCTGGAAGCTCCATTTGTGGCGCTGCTGCAGTACTTGCAACGGAGCCTGTACTGAACGCAGAGCCTTACAAAAGTGCTATCGCGGTTTCAACTGTCGTGGTGTTTGGAACGCTTGCGATGTTTTTCTACCCTTTTGCCTACAAATTTGGGGTCATTCCTTTTACTCCTGAGCAGATGGGCATTTACATCGGAGGAACCTTGCATGAAGTTGCACACGTTGTTGCCGCGGGGAATGCTGTAGGCGTGGAAGCCTCAAAGACAGCGGTCATTGTCAAAATGATACGGGTCATGATGCTCGCTCCTTTTTTAGTGATTTTGGGATTTTGGTTGGTTCAAACGTCGCATGCGCTGAGCCAAAAGCAAAAAAAGAAGATTACAATTCCTTGGTTTGCCGTCTTTTTTATCGGTGTTGCAGGGTTTAATTCGTTAAATTTTGTTCCACTCAATGCCATAGAATATATCAACGCCATCGATACCTTTTTACTGACTATGGCGATGAGCGCTTTGGGAATGGAGACGAGCATCGACAAGTTTAAAAATGTGGGTATGAAGCCGATCTATTTGGCGAGTATTTTATTTGCATGGTTGATGGTTGGAGGCTTTTACATCGTCAAATTTTCATTGATGTTATAA
- the folK gene encoding 2-amino-4-hydroxy-6-hydroxymethyldihydropteridine diphosphokinase yields the protein MKLERIRFFPTCKRANPHFSHRAVIGLGGNQGDVKKRFVKLYRIFLNDPRFYIQKSSMVFQNPPFGYLDQPDFYNAVIVLQTSLSAKALLKVLLRLEHLFGRVRLFKNGPRTLDLDIIFFDNQKIHQPNLIVPHPKWSERASVIVPLFTLKSFKG from the coding sequence GTGAAGCTAGAACGCATTCGATTTTTTCCTACATGTAAAAGGGCCAACCCCCATTTTTCGCACCGAGCTGTCATCGGCCTTGGTGGCAATCAAGGCGATGTTAAAAAGCGTTTTGTCAAACTCTACCGTATCTTTTTAAACGATCCACGTTTTTATATACAGAAAAGCTCCATGGTGTTTCAAAATCCACCGTTTGGCTATCTGGATCAGCCCGATTTTTACAATGCAGTGATCGTGTTGCAAACTTCTCTAAGCGCAAAAGCATTGCTCAAAGTGCTTTTACGCTTAGAGCATCTTTTCGGGCGCGTGAGACTCTTTAAAAATGGACCAAGAACGCTGGATTTAGATATAATATTTTTCGATAATCAAAAGATCCATCAACCAAACTTAATCGTTCCCCACCCTAAATGGTCGGAGCGTGCATCGGTTATCGTTCCACTCTTTACGCTAAAAAGTTTTAAAGGATAG
- a CDS encoding RNA polymerase sigma factor FliA: MNPTPLKKQQPNPYSQNIKKEQDELVLQYLPAVRAMAYRLRERLPASVDVNDLISIGTEEMIKLSRRYDKDQNDSFWGYGKKRVYGSMLDFLRSLDTMSRANRRLIKMVDHEITAYLGEHGNEPDDAYLAQLLNEDIEKIAEARNSAMIVSIMSLNEQITILSGEDTAQRVEKDELMEMVQSILTTFNEREQMIIQLYYFEELNLKEISEILDISESRISQIHKKLLVKIKEQLGINHG, from the coding sequence ATGAATCCTACACCACTAAAAAAGCAGCAGCCTAATCCTTACAGTCAAAATATTAAAAAAGAGCAAGATGAACTTGTCTTGCAATACCTTCCTGCCGTGCGTGCTATGGCGTATCGCCTTCGTGAGAGACTTCCCGCATCGGTAGATGTCAATGATCTGATCTCCATTGGAACCGAGGAGATGATCAAACTTTCCCGCCGTTACGATAAAGACCAAAATGACTCTTTTTGGGGATACGGTAAAAAACGCGTCTACGGTTCAATGCTCGATTTCTTACGCTCTTTAGATACGATGAGCCGAGCCAACAGGCGCCTCATCAAAATGGTCGATCATGAAATCACCGCCTATTTGGGTGAACATGGAAATGAGCCAGATGATGCTTACTTGGCACAACTTTTAAATGAAGATATTGAAAAGATAGCCGAAGCTAGAAATAGTGCTATGATAGTCTCTATCATGTCACTTAATGAACAGATCACCATTCTCTCAGGCGAAGATACCGCACAAAGAGTGGAAAAAGATGAGCTGATGGAGATGGTGCAAAGCATCCTTACAACCTTTAATGAGCGAGAACAGATGATCATTCAACTCTATTATTTTGAAGAGCTCAACCTCAAAGAGATCAGTGAAATTTTGGATATTAGTGAATCAAGGATTTCTCAAATTCATAAAAAACTTTTGGTAAAGATCAAAGAACAGTTGGGAATTAACCATGGCTGA
- a CDS encoding ribbon-helix-helix protein, CopG family: MKQAINIRLEKEMIDTLDEYAGELDKSRTSLIEKAIELYFDTLDEMVADKRIDNLKSGKSTVISLGEVFKQAGINV; encoded by the coding sequence ATGAAACAGGCTATTAATATACGTCTCGAAAAAGAGATGATTGACACATTGGATGAATATGCAGGTGAGCTGGATAAGAGTCGAACCAGTTTGATCGAAAAAGCAATTGAGCTTTACTTTGATACGCTCGATGAGATGGTGGCGGACAAACGCATCGACAATCTCAAAAGTGGCAAGTCAACCGTAATCTCTTTGGGAGAGGTCTTTAAACAAGCAGGAATCAATGTATAA
- the aroQ gene encoding type II 3-dehydroquinate dehydratase has protein sequence MKIVVIQGPNLNMLSHREQTIYGGMKLEEIHSQMETVAKQNGFEIEFFQSNLEGEIVDRIQECLGDADGIIINPAAYTHTSIAIRDAISAVALPAIEVHISNIYRREEFRQKSMTAAVCTGQISGFGPFGYHLAMISMMQMLGELDALRKAQAAQQHVTKA, from the coding sequence ATGAAAATTGTCGTGATTCAAGGTCCAAATCTTAATATGCTCAGTCACAGAGAGCAAACCATCTACGGTGGCATGAAACTTGAAGAGATTCACTCTCAAATGGAGACGGTCGCCAAACAAAATGGTTTTGAAATCGAATTTTTTCAATCCAATTTAGAGGGCGAAATCGTTGATCGTATCCAAGAATGTCTTGGCGACGCAGATGGCATTATCATCAATCCAGCAGCCTATACTCACACCTCGATTGCGATTCGTGATGCGATTAGCGCGGTTGCTTTGCCAGCGATTGAAGTGCATATTAGCAACATCTACCGACGTGAAGAGTTTCGTCAAAAAAGCATGACCGCAGCGGTTTGTACGGGTCAAATCAGTGGTTTTGGACCGTTTGGCTACCACCTTGCGATGATCTCGATGATGCAAATGTTAGGTGAGCTTGACGCACTTCGCAAAGCACAAGCTGCACAACAACACGTCACAAAAGCGTAA
- a CDS encoding YitT family protein, giving the protein MKLPSRSLAFLQYLYVLLGTMSMAFAVVCFLSPNNMVTGGGIGIALILHYIVTSLTLGTLIMLVSVPFILLGFIYFGKQYTFKTLLAMLSTSFFTDLFREFLHLKPLTDDVLLAAVFGGIFIGLGVGLVIKGRSSTGSTSVVGEIVAMKSKFKASEVLLSIDVTIMFAYIFVYGDLKKALYSMIGVYVTAKIIDVILTGRPSKKVVKIVSNNVESLTEQIRERIEEHGTIFTGVGLHHQKQTKTMILLSVEISKIQLLKDIIREYDPEAFLIISEASEFLGRD; this is encoded by the coding sequence ATGAAACTGCCTTCACGCTCCCTAGCTTTTCTGCAATACCTCTACGTGCTTTTAGGCACCATGTCGATGGCGTTTGCCGTCGTCTGCTTTTTATCGCCTAACAACATGGTCACGGGTGGTGGTATCGGTATTGCGCTTATTTTGCACTATATTGTGACATCGCTCACGCTAGGAACGCTCATTATGTTGGTGAGTGTTCCGTTCATCCTTTTAGGCTTTATCTATTTTGGAAAGCAATACACCTTTAAAACCCTGCTCGCCATGCTTTCCACCTCATTTTTTACCGATCTTTTTCGAGAATTTCTGCACCTAAAACCGCTCACCGATGACGTTTTGTTAGCCGCTGTTTTTGGGGGTATTTTTATAGGTCTTGGCGTCGGGTTGGTCATCAAAGGACGCTCCTCTACAGGCAGCACGTCAGTGGTGGGTGAAATCGTCGCAATGAAGAGTAAATTTAAAGCCTCTGAGGTACTTCTAAGCATCGATGTGACCATCATGTTTGCCTACATTTTCGTCTATGGAGACCTGAAAAAAGCGCTTTATAGCATGATTGGGGTGTATGTCACGGCTAAGATCATCGATGTCATCCTCACAGGTCGTCCCTCTAAAAAAGTCGTTAAAATCGTCTCTAACAACGTTGAAAGTTTAACCGAACAGATCAGAGAGCGCATCGAAGAGCACGGTACGATTTTTACAGGTGTAGGATTGCACCATCAAAAACAGACGAAGACGATGATTTTGCTCTCGGTTGAGATCTCAAAAATTCAACTGCTTAAAGACATCATCCGTGAGTACGACCCTGAAGCGTTTCTCATTATCTCCGAAGCTTCTGAGTTTTTGGGAAGAGACTAG
- a CDS encoding M24 family metallopeptidase — translation MNYILQDENALYYECGFSCDHAVFLKLGSEAFFITDARYTTEASEIIQNATVLEGDRRDLLKTARLLIRKSGITTLAYNPAEWNVEAYARLSEKLSINLQKKPNFSQQKRIIKNEHELEILKKAALFGRDAFTQFGEFLKLHGEGMDEKRAFFEAEAILKRHGELGLSFEPIIALGANAAKPHALPTCKTLQKGELVLLDAGVKYQRYCSDRTRTSFFDTQFNFEKEQHFNETFKQKVYDTVLSAQEAALKTVKIGVKAKEIDKAARDVIDKAGFGAYFIHSTGHGVGLDIHELPVISARSETIIEENMVFTIEPGIYLPEQFGVRIEDTIIVRNSGAEVMG, via the coding sequence ATGAACTACATTCTCCAAGATGAAAATGCGCTTTATTACGAATGCGGGTTTTCATGCGATCATGCGGTTTTTTTGAAGCTTGGAAGCGAAGCCTTTTTTATCACCGATGCCCGTTATACAACAGAAGCCTCAGAGATCATCCAAAATGCAACTGTTTTAGAGGGCGATAGACGCGATCTGCTCAAAACAGCGCGTCTGTTGATCCGAAAAAGTGGCATCACAACGCTTGCGTATAACCCCGCCGAATGGAATGTGGAAGCGTACGCAAGGCTGAGTGAAAAGTTGAGCATCAACCTTCAAAAAAAACCTAATTTTTCGCAACAAAAACGCATCATCAAAAATGAGCATGAGCTTGAAATTCTCAAGAAAGCGGCACTTTTTGGACGAGATGCATTTACTCAGTTTGGAGAATTTTTAAAACTTCATGGCGAAGGTATGGATGAAAAACGTGCCTTCTTTGAAGCCGAAGCGATTTTAAAACGCCACGGCGAATTGGGGCTTAGTTTTGAGCCGATTATCGCGCTTGGAGCGAATGCCGCCAAACCGCATGCGCTGCCTACATGTAAAACGCTTCAAAAGGGTGAACTCGTTCTTTTAGATGCGGGCGTGAAGTATCAGCGTTACTGTTCTGATCGCACACGCACGAGCTTTTTTGACACGCAGTTTAACTTTGAGAAAGAGCAACATTTTAACGAGACCTTTAAACAGAAAGTTTATGATACAGTGCTGTCCGCGCAAGAAGCGGCACTTAAAACGGTCAAAATTGGTGTTAAAGCCAAAGAGATCGACAAAGCGGCGCGCGATGTCATCGACAAAGCGGGATTTGGAGCGTACTTTATTCACTCCACGGGGCATGGTGTCGGACTTGATATTCATGAACTTCCTGTCATTAGTGCGCGTTCAGAAACCATCATTGAAGAAAATATGGTCTTTACCATCGAACCTGGCATTTATTTACCAGAGCAATTTGGCGTACGCATTGAAGATACGATTATTGTGAGAAATAGCGGCGCTGAGGTTATGGGGTGA
- the sppA gene encoding signal peptide peptidase SppA has translation MLDLIKKPFIWIGAILSYIQNHFKAMLFVLILVLIFGSQEELNNPNLAIIKIEGEILNVEEILENIDKADKDEHIKGVLLHVDSPGGALAPSIELSMAVKRLSVHKPVVAYAAGSMTSGSYYASIWANHIIANPGAFVGSIGVLFQAPNVAELAKKLGISEQIITAGEYKQMGTFTREWTPKERGALKELIDDAYTLFITDVATARGLNLAKPNEFANAQVFIARKALGLHLIDEVGSIQDAKNKVEELAQVKSAVWEKPDAMDKWMKKLESSSKLPIFNLMGYLK, from the coding sequence ATGCTAGACCTGATTAAAAAACCTTTTATCTGGATAGGTGCCATTCTTAGCTACATCCAAAACCACTTTAAAGCAATGCTTTTTGTACTGATCTTGGTGCTGATTTTTGGTTCCCAAGAAGAGCTAAATAACCCCAACCTTGCGATCATCAAAATCGAAGGTGAAATCTTAAACGTTGAAGAGATTTTAGAGAACATCGACAAAGCAGATAAAGACGAACACATCAAAGGTGTGCTTTTACATGTAGACTCTCCTGGTGGCGCTTTAGCGCCTTCCATCGAGCTTTCGATGGCAGTGAAACGTTTGAGCGTGCACAAACCTGTCGTGGCGTACGCGGCAGGAAGTATGACTAGCGGAAGTTACTACGCTTCCATCTGGGCAAACCATATCATTGCCAATCCAGGGGCGTTTGTAGGCTCCATCGGAGTGCTTTTCCAAGCGCCTAACGTGGCAGAGTTGGCTAAAAAACTGGGTATCTCAGAGCAGATTATTACCGCGGGTGAGTATAAACAGATGGGAACGTTTACCCGTGAATGGACACCCAAAGAGCGCGGCGCACTTAAAGAGCTGATCGATGATGCGTATACCCTTTTTATCACCGATGTCGCCACAGCGCGAGGACTCAACCTTGCGAAACCCAATGAATTTGCGAACGCACAAGTTTTTATCGCCCGAAAAGCACTGGGTCTACACCTTATCGACGAAGTGGGCTCCATCCAAGATGCTAAAAACAAGGTCGAGGAGCTTGCCCAAGTCAAATCAGCCGTTTGGGAGAAGCCAGATGCGATGGATAAATGGATGAAAAAATTAGAAAGCAGCTCCAAACTGCCTATTTTTAACTTGATGGGGTATCTCAAATAA
- a CDS encoding type II toxin-antitoxin system RelE family toxin, whose product MYKVAFEQDAQKEFLKLQQSIQTFVATKILELQAGNFLGDKALKGKHKGKFRKRAGDYRIVYLKEGELLVITIIRVAHRKEVY is encoded by the coding sequence ATGTATAAAGTCGCCTTTGAGCAAGATGCTCAAAAAGAGTTTTTGAAGCTTCAACAAAGCATTCAAACGTTTGTCGCCACAAAGATTTTAGAGCTCCAAGCAGGTAATTTTTTAGGCGATAAAGCACTCAAAGGTAAACACAAAGGCAAATTTAGAAAACGAGCTGGAGATTACCGCATTGTTTACCTCAAAGAAGGCGAGTTACTTGTTATTACGATCATCCGTGTGGCACATCGGAAAGAGGTTTACTAA
- a CDS encoding MinD/ParA family protein — METQANKLQELVGAASAKEHSHTKYIAITSGKGGVGKSTVSANMANILASNGYKVGLFDADIGLANLDVILNVRIDKNILHVLKGECTLADVIVPIKKNLLLIPGESGDEILKYSEQFLFERFLEETKVLNDLDFMIIDTGAGIGGHIQLFLEAADEVIVVTVPDPAAITDAYATIKITSKTQSNIHVILNMTKSEKEAQLIFDKINKVAMANIGNGLKLNLIGKLPEDKLISKSIKQRTLFTNDAPNSLASLDMKRIVNNLVYKLERKVLKSDTNKSFGSFFKRIIEQF, encoded by the coding sequence ATGGAAACGCAGGCGAATAAGCTCCAAGAACTGGTCGGCGCAGCTTCTGCAAAAGAGCATAGCCATACGAAATACATTGCCATTACCAGTGGTAAAGGCGGCGTGGGTAAAAGTACGGTCAGTGCCAATATGGCAAATATTCTCGCTAGCAATGGCTACAAAGTGGGGCTCTTTGATGCGGATATTGGACTAGCAAACCTCGATGTCATTCTCAATGTTCGCATTGATAAAAATATTTTACATGTACTTAAAGGCGAGTGTACGTTAGCCGATGTGATTGTCCCTATTAAAAAAAATCTTTTGCTCATTCCTGGTGAAAGCGGTGATGAGATCTTAAAATACTCCGAGCAGTTTTTGTTCGAGCGCTTTTTAGAAGAGACTAAAGTGCTTAACGATCTTGATTTTATGATCATCGATACGGGTGCTGGCATTGGTGGGCATATACAACTTTTCCTAGAAGCAGCAGATGAAGTTATTGTGGTCACAGTGCCTGATCCTGCGGCGATTACCGATGCGTACGCAACGATTAAGATCACCAGTAAAACGCAGTCAAACATTCATGTCATATTAAACATGACCAAAAGCGAAAAAGAGGCGCAACTGATTTTTGATAAGATCAATAAAGTTGCCATGGCGAATATCGGCAATGGTTTGAAGCTCAATTTAATTGGTAAATTGCCTGAGGATAAACTCATTTCAAAAAGCATCAAACAGCGCACGCTTTTTACCAATGATGCGCCTAATTCTTTGGCATCTTTGGATATGAAACGCATCGTCAACAATTTAGTCTACAAATTGGAACGAAAAGTGCTTAAAAGTGATACGAATAAGAGCTTCGGAAGCTTCTTTAAGCGTATTATTGAGCAATTTTAG
- the flhF gene encoding flagellar biosynthesis protein FlhF, which produces MEVKFHTFSGETPAEALKQAQQDCGENALVISTKQIRKKTISTSALYEVVVAVEEDQPTPIPKKPEPRAESKYKSGEDVLFSLSEAAKQISQIAQATGDMGGSNASRAAERAQNSEGIGEIKCEINKLADKIKLIQEMFWEERAPHRNNLAIPSEFSEIYKLAKTSGMGEDHLENIMNLTLEHMPVRMKNSSETIKRYFQVLLRKLIPVRMEAELPKGNKRVMMFVGPTGVGKTTTIAKLAARYSYIQEKRAKVGIITLDTYRIGAVEQLFQYAKMMRLPIEDVVDPSDFNNALSSLSHCDVILIDTVGSSQYDKDKLIKLNKFLQSSQLQIDVNLVLSAGSKLEDLKEIYKNFSFLDIDTLIFTKFDETKVFGTIFSLIYDIDKPVSYFSIGQEVPDDIVPASSDFLVECILDGFEKKRGEHGNAGE; this is translated from the coding sequence ATAGAGGTGAAATTTCATACGTTTAGTGGTGAAACGCCAGCAGAAGCGCTCAAACAAGCTCAACAAGACTGCGGTGAAAATGCGCTTGTGATAAGCACCAAACAGATTCGCAAAAAGACGATTAGCACTTCCGCACTCTACGAAGTGGTTGTTGCCGTCGAAGAAGATCAACCAACACCCATTCCAAAAAAACCAGAACCAAGAGCCGAGAGTAAATACAAAAGTGGCGAAGATGTCCTCTTTAGCCTCTCAGAAGCGGCCAAGCAGATCTCACAAATTGCGCAAGCGACAGGCGATATGGGTGGCTCAAATGCTTCAAGAGCGGCAGAGCGAGCTCAAAACAGTGAAGGCATTGGCGAGATCAAATGCGAGATCAATAAGCTTGCCGATAAAATTAAACTGATTCAAGAGATGTTTTGGGAAGAGAGAGCGCCACATCGCAATAATTTAGCGATTCCTTCAGAATTTTCAGAGATTTATAAACTCGCTAAAACCAGTGGCATGGGTGAAGATCATTTAGAAAACATCATGAACCTCACCTTAGAACACATGCCTGTACGCATGAAAAACAGCTCAGAGACGATCAAGCGCTATTTTCAAGTCTTACTTCGCAAACTGATTCCTGTGCGCATGGAAGCCGAACTTCCCAAAGGCAATAAGCGCGTGATGATGTTTGTAGGACCAACCGGCGTGGGCAAAACAACGACGATTGCTAAGCTTGCGGCACGTTACTCCTACATTCAAGAAAAGCGTGCGAAAGTAGGCATTATCACCCTTGATACGTATAGAATTGGAGCGGTTGAGCAACTCTTTCAGTATGCGAAGATGATGCGTTTGCCCATCGAAGATGTGGTCGATCCTAGCGATTTTAATAATGCTCTTTCTTCACTCAGCCATTGCGATGTCATTTTGATCGATACGGTAGGAAGTTCACAGTACGATAAAGATAAACTGATCAAGCTCAATAAGTTTCTGCAAAGCTCCCAATTACAAATCGATGTTAACTTAGTGCTCTCCGCGGGAAGTAAGCTTGAAGACCTCAAAGAGATCTACAAAAACTTCTCTTTTTTAGATATTGATACACTTATTTTTACAAAATTTGATGAAACGAAGGTTTTTGGAACGATATTTTCTTTGATTTACGATATTGACAAACCCGTAAGTTATTTTTCCATTGGTCAAGAGGTTCCTGATGACATTGTCCCAGCCTCCAGTGACTTTTTGGTTGAATGTATTTTAGATGGCTTTGAGAAAAAAAGAGGTGAACATGGAAACGCAGGCGAATAA